In the genome of Drosophila yakuba strain Tai18E2 chromosome 3R, Prin_Dyak_Tai18E2_2.1, whole genome shotgun sequence, one region contains:
- the LOC6537765 gene encoding elongation of very long chain fatty acids protein AAEL008004 yields MSVRLNETTTIVDRMVNFFVEHEDLRTKQWFLSNAPGPLFMILGAYLYFCLYAGPRYMRDRKPFELKNTLLVYNAVQVLLSWVLFYEGYKGGWGGHYNFKCQPVTYESDPISMRMARAVWLYYIAKITELLDTVFFVLRKKQRQISFLHLYHHTLMPVCAFIGVKYFAGGHGTLLGFINSFIHIIMYAYYLLSAMGPKVQKYLWWKKYITILQIVQFLIIFVHTLQIQFQPNCNFPKSIAALLTFNAGLFTYMFSAFYVANYKKEAAAQAKLAAKKE; encoded by the exons ATGTCGGTCAGACTGAACGAGACGACGACCATTGTTGACCGGATGGTCAACTTCTTCGTGGAGCACGAGGATCTACGCACCAAG CAATGGTTCCTGTCGAATGCACCCGGACCGCTGTTCATGATCCTTGGAGCCTACCTGTACTTCTGCCTGTACGCAGGACCTCGTTACATGCGCGACCGCAAGCCCTTCGAGCTGAAGAACACTCTCCTGGTCTACAATGCCGTCCAGGTGCTCCTCAGCTGGGTGCTCTTCTACGAGGGTTACAAGGGCGGCTGGGGTGGCCACTACAACTTCAAATGTCAGCCCGTGACCTATGAATCGGATCCCATTTCCATGAGG ATGGCTCGTGCCGTGTGGCTGTACTACATTGCCAAGATCACGGAGCTGCTGGACACCGTGTTCTTTGTGCTGCGCAAGAAACAGCGCCAGATCTCGTTCCTCCACTTGTACCACCACACCCTGATGCCCGTGTGCGCCTTCATTGGAGTCAAGTACTTTGCCGGCGGCCATGGAACCCTGCTGGGATTCATCAACTCCTTCATCCACATCATCATGTACGCCTACTACCTGCTCTCCGCGATGGGACCCAAGGTGCAAAAGTACCTCTGGTGGAAGAAGTACATCACCATCCTGCAGATT GTCCAATTCCTGATCATCTTCGTGCACACGCTGCAGATCCAGTTCCAGCCCAACTGCAACTTCCCCAAGTCCATTGCCGCACTCCTGACCTTCAACGCTGGACTCTTCACCTACATGTTCAGCGCCTTCTACGTGGCCAACTACAAGAAGGAGGCGGCTGCCCAGGCCAAGCTGGCGGCGAAAAAGGAGTAG